The following proteins are co-located in the Marinomonas profundi genome:
- a CDS encoding CopG family ribbon-helix-helix protein → MATSVKLDDDLKSRIQHLAEARHRSSHWIMREAIRDYVEREEKRESFKQDALRAWEDYQENGLHLTLEEADTWLAKLEVGQDVKIPKCHT, encoded by the coding sequence ATGGCGACATCAGTAAAACTTGACGATGATCTGAAAAGCAGAATCCAGCACTTGGCTGAAGCGCGACATCGTTCATCACACTGGATTATGCGCGAAGCGATCCGTGATTATGTTGAGCGGGAGGAAAAGCGTGAATCTTTCAAACAGGACGCATTGCGAGCCTGGGAAGACTATCAGGAAAATGGACTACACCTGACGCTTGAAGAAGCTGACACCTGGCTGGCTAAGCTTGAAGTGGGTCAAGACGTGAAAATCCCTAAATGCCACACCTGA
- a CDS encoding type II toxin-antitoxin system RelE/ParE family toxin yields MPHLIWSPAALTDVQRIYRFLVQKDEDAAQRAIKTIRAGVKILAHQSKAGRPVEDMDTAFREWLIDFGTSGYIVLYQFDGETTTILAMRHQKEAGY; encoded by the coding sequence ATGCCACACCTGATCTGGTCTCCGGCAGCTCTCACTGACGTACAGCGCATCTATCGCTTTCTCGTCCAAAAAGATGAAGACGCGGCTCAACGTGCCATCAAAACAATACGGGCTGGCGTAAAAATACTGGCGCACCAGTCAAAGGCCGGGCGTCCAGTTGAGGATATGGATACAGCATTTCGAGAATGGCTGATCGATTTCGGAACCAGTGGCTATATAGTGCTGTATCAATTCGATGGTGAAACCACAACGATTCTTGCCATGAGACATCAGAAAGAAGCCGGGTACTAA
- a CDS encoding cobalt-precorrin 5A hydrolase has product MIRLIALTPAGKQLAERLQAEWPEANHFEVRVDYKPKPFAEFVQTAFKNADWLVFICATGIVMRTLAPVLQDKYQDPPVLVLDEEGKFVIPLLSGHEGGANEWGAHVARSLGAQLVMTTAKPYLNPIYTLGMGCERNCPLEFLESLMLDALAQKGLTPKQIHSLNSIDIKADETNLIALAAKYQWKFNTYSAQELAPMESFLSTKSDYIFNTVGVYGVAESAALLAAQEIMDDEPELVLAKIKNAKATCALARGFSG; this is encoded by the coding sequence GTGATACGCCTTATCGCATTAACACCCGCAGGCAAACAACTTGCTGAACGCTTACAAGCTGAATGGCCTGAGGCGAATCATTTTGAGGTAAGGGTCGATTACAAACCAAAACCCTTTGCCGAGTTCGTGCAGACGGCGTTTAAAAACGCTGACTGGCTGGTGTTTATCTGCGCCACTGGCATCGTTATGCGCACCCTCGCGCCAGTGTTGCAAGATAAGTATCAAGATCCGCCAGTCTTGGTATTGGATGAAGAGGGTAAATTTGTTATTCCGTTGTTATCCGGCCATGAAGGCGGTGCCAACGAATGGGGCGCACATGTGGCAAGATCCCTTGGCGCCCAGCTGGTGATGACCACTGCTAAGCCGTATCTGAATCCAATTTATACTTTGGGCATGGGCTGTGAACGCAACTGCCCACTGGAATTTTTGGAAAGCCTGATGCTCGACGCCTTAGCGCAAAAAGGCTTAACCCCAAAGCAGATTCATTCCTTAAACAGCATCGACATCAAAGCTGACGAAACCAACCTCATTGCCCTCGCGGCAAAATACCAGTGGAAATTCAACACCTACAGCGCTCAAGAGCTTGCGCCAATGGAATCGTTTCTTAGCACCAAATCTGATTACATCTTCAACACCGTCGGCGTCTACGGCGTCGCTGAATCCGCCGCGCTCTTGGCGGCTCAAGAGATTATGGATGACGAGCCTGAACTGGTTCTAGCTAAAATCAAAAACGCCAAAGCGACCTGTGCTTTGGCAAGAGGGTTTAGCGGTTAA
- the cobI gene encoding precorrin-2 C(20)-methyltransferase: MSAVETSQKTGRFIGVGVGPGDPELITLKALRLIQGASVVSYLANDEGGSQAKTIASEAFAGVTHAQNEIAIVMPMSTDRSLANAAYDNGAKAIANELSQGKDVVFLCEGDPLFFGSFAYLLERLEGEFHCQVVPGVSSINAASSALNHPLTVLKESFAVVSGRHTAQQIDTALEQHDSVVIMKAGRARPRILMALRKTNRMQDAKYLEYIGRDNERIVRDVSTLEDKAGPYFSLFVVTKSERGTR, encoded by the coding sequence ATGAGTGCCGTGGAAACATCGCAAAAAACAGGCCGATTTATTGGTGTGGGCGTCGGTCCTGGCGATCCAGAATTAATCACCTTAAAAGCCTTACGTTTGATTCAAGGTGCCAGTGTGGTGAGTTATCTTGCCAATGACGAAGGCGGCTCTCAAGCGAAAACCATCGCTAGTGAAGCCTTTGCGGGTGTGACCCATGCGCAAAACGAGATTGCCATCGTCATGCCTATGTCGACAGATCGCTCCTTGGCGAATGCGGCCTACGATAACGGCGCAAAAGCCATTGCCAATGAGTTATCACAGGGCAAAGACGTGGTGTTTTTGTGTGAAGGCGATCCTTTGTTCTTTGGCTCTTTTGCGTATTTATTAGAGCGCTTAGAAGGCGAGTTTCACTGCCAAGTGGTGCCGGGCGTATCGTCCATCAATGCGGCCTCGTCGGCTTTGAATCATCCGTTAACCGTATTAAAAGAATCCTTTGCCGTGGTTAGCGGTCGTCATACCGCACAGCAAATTGATACCGCCTTAGAACAGCACGACAGTGTGGTCATCATGAAAGCTGGGCGTGCGCGTCCACGTATTTTGATGGCGCTGCGTAAAACCAATCGTATGCAAGACGCGAAATACCTTGAATATATTGGTCGTGACAACGAACGTATCGTGCGCGATGTGTCGACCTTGGAAGACAAAGCAGGCCCGTATTTTTCCTTGTTTGTGGTGACCAAAAGCGAGCGGGGCACAAGGTGA
- the cbiE gene encoding precorrin-6y C5,15-methyltransferase (decarboxylating) subunit CbiE: MTKTQMPIHVIGLGVNQVAHLDIAAQAVLASLSPQDIVLGAPRQHETIAHYAHQAQREDLPKLKVLKDAFAQWQSQGATQVVVLASGDPLYYGIGAWLMRTFSLDTLRFYPNVSSIQMACHRLGLSLQDVQVVSLHGRPLASLRRHLQSNKTLLLLTDQYSQPKQIAEECVRAGLDQSEITVCEALGYAQEKVRTFVAEAFIKDVLETELAFDPLNVIALKTSQQISRYPSSVGIPDASFVTDKGDGKGMITKREVRLAILSYMNIEQGDTVWDIGAGCGGVSVEMAYWHPRSQIIAIEHHPDRLACLTANQDRFGVIQNLSIVAGRAPDALVDLLAQNKGQNTLPNKVFIGGSDGELTALMTQVWDLLPIGGSLMVSAVTEETKYHVMQFAQQRDAEQDADEQSLQVSIAKGERLAGQRLFRPSLPVTLYHFRKYTATTSANINDKTIYKENAQ, from the coding sequence ATGACAAAAACACAAATGCCAATCCATGTTATCGGTTTGGGTGTCAATCAAGTTGCGCATCTTGATATTGCGGCGCAAGCGGTCTTGGCGAGTTTATCACCACAAGACATTGTTTTAGGTGCACCGCGTCAGCATGAAACCATTGCGCACTATGCCCATCAGGCGCAGCGTGAAGACTTGCCTAAACTCAAGGTGCTAAAAGACGCTTTCGCCCAGTGGCAATCACAAGGAGCAACCCAAGTGGTGGTATTGGCGTCTGGCGATCCTTTGTATTACGGCATTGGCGCTTGGTTAATGCGCACTTTTTCGCTTGATACGCTGCGTTTTTATCCCAATGTTTCCAGTATTCAAATGGCGTGTCATCGTCTCGGTTTGTCCTTGCAAGACGTGCAAGTGGTCAGTTTACACGGTCGTCCATTGGCGTCTTTACGTCGTCATTTGCAGTCCAATAAAACCTTGCTGTTGCTGACCGATCAGTACAGCCAACCGAAACAGATTGCCGAAGAATGCGTGCGAGCAGGGCTGGATCAAAGCGAAATTACAGTTTGTGAAGCCTTGGGTTATGCACAAGAAAAAGTGCGTACTTTTGTCGCCGAGGCTTTTATCAAGGACGTACTAGAAACCGAATTAGCCTTTGATCCGCTCAATGTGATTGCGCTGAAAACCAGCCAGCAAATCTCACGTTATCCAAGCTCTGTGGGTATTCCCGATGCATCTTTTGTGACAGATAAGGGCGACGGTAAAGGCATGATTACCAAGCGAGAAGTGCGTTTGGCGATTTTGTCTTATATGAATATCGAACAGGGCGACACAGTCTGGGACATTGGCGCGGGTTGCGGTGGCGTGAGTGTGGAAATGGCCTATTGGCATCCGCGCAGCCAGATTATTGCCATTGAACATCATCCAGATCGCTTGGCCTGTTTAACGGCTAATCAAGATCGTTTTGGTGTGATACAGAATTTATCCATTGTGGCGGGGCGAGCGCCGGATGCGCTGGTGGATTTGCTTGCTCAAAATAAAGGGCAGAATACTTTGCCAAACAAGGTCTTCATTGGTGGCAGCGATGGCGAATTAACCGCCTTGATGACGCAAGTGTGGGATCTATTGCCCATTGGCGGCAGCTTGATGGTGAGCGCTGTGACTGAAGAGACAAAATACCACGTCATGCAATTTGCCCAACAGCGCGACGCAGAACAAGACGCAGACGAACAAAGCCTGCAAGTGTCGATTGCCAAAGGCGAGCGCCTAGCGGGGCAGCGATTATTTCGTCCCAGCCTACCCGTGACCTTGTATCATTTTAGAAAATATACGGCTACAACATCGGCCAATATAAACGATAAGACAATCTATAAGGAAAACGCGCAATGA
- a CDS encoding precorrin-8X methylmutase has protein sequence MTPSDDYQYNYQYENNPQAIENDSFRQIRELTDLSGLSQDQQQVVMRVVHSLGLPDVAEQVRFSANATQVGREALANNGAILCDVEMVKQGVTKRMIMREPLCFLNDPRTAELAKSKGETRSMAALSLWQEHLAGSVVLIGNAPTALYRLLEMIEQGAPKPALIIGMPVGFVGAAESKDALWQAHEKLGVECITLLGRMGGSAVTSASCNALLRCNLGEYY, from the coding sequence GTGACGCCTTCAGACGACTATCAATACAACTATCAATACGAAAATAACCCTCAAGCCATTGAGAACGACAGCTTTCGCCAAATCCGTGAGTTAACCGATTTGTCTGGTTTGAGCCAAGACCAGCAGCAAGTGGTGATGCGCGTGGTACACAGCCTTGGCTTGCCGGATGTGGCCGAGCAGGTGCGATTTAGCGCCAATGCCACCCAAGTCGGGCGCGAGGCATTAGCGAATAACGGCGCGATTTTGTGTGACGTGGAAATGGTTAAACAAGGCGTGACCAAACGCATGATAATGAGGGAGCCATTGTGCTTTTTGAATGACCCTCGCACCGCAGAATTGGCCAAAAGCAAAGGTGAAACCCGTTCTATGGCGGCACTGAGTTTATGGCAAGAACATCTCGCTGGCAGCGTGGTATTAATCGGCAATGCGCCAACGGCCTTGTATCGCTTATTGGAAATGATCGAACAGGGCGCACCGAAACCGGCCTTGATTATTGGCATGCCAGTCGGTTTTGTTGGGGCGGCTGAATCGAAAGACGCTCTATGGCAAGCCCATGAAAAGCTTGGCGTCGAGTGTATTACCTTGCTCGGAAGAATGGGCGGCAGCGCGGTAACATCGGCCAGCTGTAATGCTTTGCTGCGTTGCAATCTAGGCGAGTATTATTAA